Within Petrotoga sp. 9PW.55.5.1, the genomic segment ATTCCTGAAGATCCTTTTATAAAGATGTTTGCTGATTACTTTTATCAATTGGGGTCAGAGGCTTTAAATGAAGTGGTTGGTGTGACAAATGTTTATTTAGATGGAGAACGTGCAAATGTTAGAAGTGATGAAACCAATTTAAGTAACTTAATCACAGATGCAATGCTTTGGAAAACCGGTGCAGATATTGCACTACAAAATGGTGGGGGTATAAGAGCTTCTATAGAAGCTGGTGAAATAACCTACAGAGATGTTTTGACTGTTCTGCCATTTGGAAACACTGTATATCTTTTAGAGTTAACTGGAAAGGATATCATGGATGTTTTAAACTACGCTGCAAATATTCCTGATGGACAAGGTGCTAAATTACATGTAGCCGGGCTTACTGCAGATATAAAAGATGGTAAGGCAATGAACGTTAAAGTAAATGGGGAACCTCTGGATTTGAACAAAACTTATAAGGTAGTAACTAATAATTATGTAGCTTCTGGTGGTGACGGATACACAATGCTTAAAGGGAAACCTGGCTATGACACTTATTTTAGAGACGCCGATGTTTTGAAAGAATATATCGCTCATTTAGGTACAATAGAATATTATTCATCGGAAGAAAGGTTAGTAGAATTAGATTAAATAATTTTAGAGAAAAAAGGTGCACTTTTTGTGCACCTTTTTTTAAAATCTCTCAAAATATTTATCTAATGATTTAAAACTTATTTGAAACATTATAGGCCTACCATGAGGGCAGGTAAGTAATTTGTTTTCTAGTATGTTTTTTAGAAGGGTTTCCATTCCTGTTGGATTATCTCCTGTTTTAACGGCGGATCGGCAAGCTATAGTTGCTAAATTTTTGTCAAAAATGTTTATATCGTTGTCTAAATTCGAAAGTCTTAAATTATCCGCAACTTCTAAGATCATTTTTTCAACATCATTGATCTTGAGAAGATTAGGTAATCCTTTTACAATGATTTCTTCTTTGTTTTCTTCTATAATAATTCCTATCTTCTCTAAATGTTCTTTATTTTCTAGAATTATTTCTTTTCTAATATTGTCTAATTTTATTTTAACTGGAGATAATAATATATTATAACTAAGATTGTCTTTTTCATCTAACTGTTTTTTTAGATTTTCGTATATATATCTTTCGTGTGCCGCATGAAAATCTACAAAAAGCATTTTGTCTTCGCTTTCTACGATTAAATACCTTCCAGCAACCATACCTACGATTCTTAAATTAGCTAACGAATCGGCTTTTGTAATAGGTTTAAGTTCTTTGTAATTACTGAAATCGAAATTATTCATATTTTTTACTGTTTTATGATATGTAAAATCGTTATTTGATATTATTTTATTGTTTTTTTGATAATTTTGTTCTTTATCTATTATGGGTTCTTGATCATCTCTATAGTACTCAACGTTTGTGTCTTCTTTGAAGTAACTTTCCGATTCTTTATCGTAAAGATCTTGGAAGGAAAAATCAGAACTTTTGTTTTCAGAAAAATGAGGTTCTTCTTTTTTTTCAACAAGTTCAAGAGTGAAAGATGTCTTCTCATTTAAAGTTTCTCTAACAGTGCTTTTTAGTAAAGAAGCAACTTTACGTTCATCAGAAAACTTTACTTCTAATTTTTGAGGATGAACATTAACATCGACCATATCAGAAGATATATCAATAAAAACAACTGCATATGGATGAACAGCTTTTTCAAGCATCGTTCCGTATCCTTTTTCTAAAACAGAAAATAAAGAGGCTGCTTTTACGTATCGTTTATTAACAAAAAAGGTTTGAGCGGTTCTGTTACTTCTTCCAATTTTTGGATGAGAAATAACTCCATAGATTTTAAAGGAAGGGTCTTCGTAATCAACTTGTATTATATCTTCCATTTTAAGTTCGGGATAAATTCTTAAGCATTTTGTAGCTAAGTCCATGTCCTTAGAAAATCTATATATTTCTTTGTTATCTCTCGTATATGTTAAATCTATACTATTTGAAAGAGCGAACTTTTCTACAATATCTGTAACATATCTCCCCTCTGCAGAATTACTTTTAAGAAACTTTCTTCTAGCAGGTATGTTAAAAAAAAGATCCATAATTTCGATTTTAGTACCTGTTGAGGTATTTACCTTTTTTTCATCCAATATTTTCCCTCCGAATATTTCCAGAGACGTTCCTAATTCTTCCTCTGAAACTTTTGAGGTGATTTTCATCCTTGATACTTTGGAAATTGAGGCTAATGCCTCCCCTCTAAAACCAAATGTTTGAAGTCTATATATATCATCTATAGAGGATATTTTGCTTGTGGTGTGAGGCAATATTGCTAATTTTATTTCTTCAGCGGTCATACCTATTCCGTTATCTTCAACTTTTATTAAAGATTTTCCTCCGTCAACAATTTCTACTTTGATATTATCTGCATTTGCATCTATAGAATTTTCTATTAATTCTTTGATAACCGAATTTGGTCCAGACACAACTTCTCCCGCAGCTATTTTCATAATAACTTCTGGTGAAAGAGTTTTTATTTTCATGCACACACCTCTTGGTTTACTTTTCTTTTGTTACTACTTTTTATTATAACATCTTAAATTATAAAACACTATAAAATTCTACTTTTTTTGTTATAATAATTAAGTACTTATAAAATCATTGAAATAAGTTTCGAGGAGGAAAAACATGAATATAGGAATGTTTTCTGATACATATATACCGCAAAAAAATGGGGTAGCAACAGCTTTAAAGTTATATAAAGAAGAGATGGAAAAAAGAGGCCACAATGTCTATTTATTTGTTCCTAAATATGAATTTGATTATAAAAGAAACGAAGAAAACGTTTTTGAATTTCCAGCGGTGAAATTTTTTTTTGAAAAAGATCAGAGAATTGCTTTGCCTTTTTCTTCAGAGGTATTTAAAATAAAAGATCTTAATTTAGATATAATACACTCTCACGATCCTTTTTCTATGGGAATATTAGCCAGAATGATTTCACATATGTTAAAAGTCAAGCATATTGGAACGCATCATACTATGTATGAATATTATACTCATTACTTGCCAGCAATAATGAGACCCCGTCCAGAATTTGTTCAAAAAATTATAAGAAATTGGTGTTTAAAAACAGATAAAGTAATAGCTCCAACCGAAAATATAAAAAGTACATTGGTTGAATATGGTGTGCCTACTGATCATATAGTAACTATACCTACTGGAATAGATTTGGATTCTTTTGACAAACCTGTGGAATGGAATTTGAGAAGAGAATATTCTCAAATAAAAGAGGAAGATAGGATTCTTCTATTTGTAGGAAGATTGGGGAAAGAAAAAAATATTGATTTTCTTTTGCAAGTCTTTGCAAATGTTCTTTCACAAGAAAAGAAAGTAAAATTTGTTATAGTTGGTGGAGGGCCTGAAAGGGAAAATTTAGAAAAATCATGTGATGAATTAAAGATTAGGGATCATGTAATTTTTACTGGAGGATTGTCTAGAGAGAAAGTTTTAGATATATACAAGCAATC encodes:
- the mutL gene encoding DNA mismatch repair endonuclease MutL, whose amino-acid sequence is MKIKTLSPEVIMKIAAGEVVSGPNSVIKELIENSIDANADNIKVEIVDGGKSLIKVEDNGIGMTAEEIKLAILPHTTSKISSIDDIYRLQTFGFRGEALASISKVSRMKITSKVSEEELGTSLEIFGGKILDEKKVNTSTGTKIEIMDLFFNIPARRKFLKSNSAEGRYVTDIVEKFALSNSIDLTYTRDNKEIYRFSKDMDLATKCLRIYPELKMEDIIQVDYEDPSFKIYGVISHPKIGRSNRTAQTFFVNKRYVKAASLFSVLEKGYGTMLEKAVHPYAVVFIDISSDMVDVNVHPQKLEVKFSDERKVASLLKSTVRETLNEKTSFTLELVEKKEEPHFSENKSSDFSFQDLYDKESESYFKEDTNVEYYRDDQEPIIDKEQNYQKNNKIISNNDFTYHKTVKNMNNFDFSNYKELKPITKADSLANLRIVGMVAGRYLIVESEDKMLFVDFHAAHERYIYENLKKQLDEKDNLSYNILLSPVKIKLDNIRKEIILENKEHLEKIGIIIEENKEEIIVKGLPNLLKINDVEKMILEVADNLRLSNLDNDINIFDKNLATIACRSAVKTGDNPTGMETLLKNILENKLLTCPHGRPIMFQISFKSLDKYFERF
- a CDS encoding glycosyltransferase family 4 protein gives rise to the protein MNIGMFSDTYIPQKNGVATALKLYKEEMEKRGHNVYLFVPKYEFDYKRNEENVFEFPAVKFFFEKDQRIALPFSSEVFKIKDLNLDIIHSHDPFSMGILARMISHMLKVKHIGTHHTMYEYYTHYLPAIMRPRPEFVQKIIRNWCLKTDKVIAPTENIKSTLVEYGVPTDHIVTIPTGIDLDSFDKPVEWNLRREYSQIKEEDRILLFVGRLGKEKNIDFLLQVFANVLSQEKKVKFVIVGGGPERENLEKSCDELKIRDHVIFTGGLSREKVLDIYKQSDLFIFASYTETQGLVILEAMAAGTPVVALGKAGVYDILSKEGSGGIMIKDLDRNDFANEIIKLLRNTNQYEELKQKSKKFVRENFSIENCVERILDLYQKLIGKKSSGKKEKDC